From one Rhizobium rosettiformans genomic stretch:
- a CDS encoding PAS domain-containing sensor histidine kinase, whose translation MLDARRVTAADERLRIKFSDMVGFLARLGRRSFGSSSPIAGQAEVSVRSRRIETILRRAIPILILAFLAVVALARTIGIVNEHQRMATAARQSTALIAATVNAALAEQATLFETRNRTEAEKRLATYLDREHFANGAFVLLVDPSGRVFASSPEAAGQVGSTMVSLLPEMMTIRKSGSRTGAIETDINGVPHHAIFTPVGADGAVIVAAHSLQSVEEFWRRELSLNVTLFICITVILFVILYAYFYQVKRAREADDTFLESNLRVETALARGRCGLWDFDLESRKLVWSRSMYDMLGLTPSTQPLAFADAARLMHPDDGNLYALARSVGRGSSRHIDQIFRMRHAQGHYVWMRARAQIISSNTGDLHVIGIAMDVTEQHRLAQRYAEADQRLADAIECTSEAFVLWDKNDKLVAWNGHFQKVYGLPDDVLVPGKERSLVLAAAGKPIIQRRIADADDGTNSRTSEVQLADERWLQINERRTRDGGLVSVGTDITLLKRHQERLREQERRLMATIGDLSASQKILERQKTELSDANEKYIAEKQRAEAANKAKSEFLANMSHELRTPLNAILGFSEILLARMFGPVGSPKYEEYAKDIHESGKHLLNVINDILDMSKIEAGQMKIRCETIDLCPLIEESMRLTAIPAEEKNITVEQRVEASLSLVADRRAIKQILLNILSNAVKFTDEGGKIALRARKVQGAVIVSIADTGIGIPKSALSKIGNPFEQVQSQYAKSKGGSGLGLAISRSLVALHGGSLKIRSREGQGTVVSMRIPDVSFAQGLKRRA comes from the coding sequence ATGTTGGACGCGCGGCGGGTCACCGCAGCCGATGAGCGGCTGCGCATCAAATTTTCGGACATGGTTGGATTTCTCGCGCGGCTCGGACGACGGTCTTTCGGTTCGTCCTCGCCGATTGCGGGTCAGGCCGAAGTCTCTGTCCGCTCGAGGCGGATCGAGACGATCCTGCGCCGGGCAATCCCGATCCTCATTCTTGCCTTTCTGGCCGTGGTCGCGCTCGCCCGCACCATCGGCATCGTCAACGAGCACCAGCGCATGGCCACAGCCGCCCGGCAGTCGACCGCGCTGATCGCAGCAACGGTCAATGCCGCGCTCGCCGAGCAGGCGACACTCTTCGAAACCCGCAATCGCACCGAGGCCGAGAAGCGCCTCGCCACCTATCTCGACCGCGAGCATTTTGCCAACGGCGCCTTCGTGCTGCTCGTTGATCCCAGCGGCCGCGTCTTCGCCTCGTCGCCAGAAGCTGCCGGTCAGGTCGGCTCGACGATGGTTAGCCTGCTGCCGGAAATGATGACCATCCGCAAATCGGGCAGCCGTACCGGCGCGATCGAAACGGATATCAATGGCGTGCCGCATCACGCCATCTTCACGCCTGTTGGCGCCGATGGCGCTGTCATCGTCGCGGCCCATTCGCTGCAGTCGGTCGAAGAGTTCTGGCGCCGCGAGCTGTCGCTCAACGTCACGCTCTTCATCTGCATCACCGTCATCCTCTTCGTCATCCTGTATGCCTATTTCTACCAGGTGAAGCGGGCCCGCGAGGCGGACGATACCTTCCTCGAATCCAACTTGCGGGTGGAAACGGCGCTCGCCCGCGGTCGCTGCGGCCTCTGGGACTTCGATCTGGAAAGCCGCAAGCTGGTCTGGTCGCGCTCGATGTACGACATGCTCGGCCTCACGCCTTCCACCCAGCCATTGGCCTTCGCCGATGCCGCCCGCCTGATGCATCCCGACGATGGAAATCTTTATGCCCTCGCCCGCTCGGTCGGTCGCGGCAGCTCGCGCCACATCGACCAGATCTTCCGCATGCGCCACGCCCAGGGCCACTATGTCTGGATGCGTGCCCGCGCTCAGATCATCTCGTCCAACACCGGCGACCTGCATGTCATTGGCATTGCAATGGACGTGACCGAGCAGCATCGCCTCGCCCAGCGTTATGCCGAAGCCGACCAGCGCCTCGCCGACGCGATCGAATGCACCTCGGAAGCCTTCGTGCTCTGGGACAAGAATGACAAGCTGGTCGCCTGGAACGGCCATTTCCAGAAGGTCTACGGCTTGCCTGACGACGTGCTGGTGCCCGGCAAGGAACGCTCGCTGGTGCTGGCTGCCGCCGGCAAGCCGATCATCCAGCGCCGCATCGCCGACGCCGACGACGGCACCAATTCGCGCACCTCGGAAGTACAGCTCGCCGACGAGCGCTGGCTGCAGATCAACGAGCGCCGCACCCGTGATGGTGGCCTCGTCTCGGTCGGCACAGACATCACGCTTTTGAAGCGGCACCAGGAGCGCCTGCGCGAACAGGAACGCCGCCTGATGGCCACGATCGGCGATCTCTCCGCCTCGCAGAAGATCCTCGAGCGTCAGAAGACCGAACTCTCCGACGCCAACGAAAAGTATATCGCCGAGAAGCAGCGCGCCGAGGCCGCCAACAAGGCGAAGTCGGAATTCCTCGCCAATATGAGCCACGAGCTCAGGACGCCACTCAACGCCATCCTTGGCTTCTCGGAAATCCTGCTCGCCCGCATGTTCGGCCCGGTCGGTTCGCCGAAATACGAGGAATATGCCAAGGACATTCACGAAAGCGGCAAGCATCTGCTCAACGTCATCAACGACATCCTCGACATGTCGAAGATCGAGGCGGGACAGATGAAGATCCGCTGCGAAACCATCGATCTCTGCCCGCTGATCGAAGAGAGCATGCGCCTCACCGCGATCCCGGCGGAAGAAAAGAACATCACCGTCGAGCAGCGTGTCGAAGCCAGCCTCTCACTCGTCGCCGACCGTCGCGCCATCAAGCAGATCCTGCTCAACATCCTGTCCAATGCCGTGAAATTCACCGATGAAGGCGGCAAGATCGCTCTTCGGGCCCGCAAGGTTCAGGGTGCCGTGATCGTCTCCATCGCCGATACCGGCATCGGCATTCCGAAAAGCGCGCTCAGCAAGATCGGCAATCCCTTCGAACAGGTGCAGAGCCAGTATGCCAAATCAAAGGGCGGCTCGGGCCTCGGCCTTGCCATCTCCCGTTCACTGGTCGCGCTGCATGGCGGCTCGCTGAAGATCCGCTCCCGCGAGGGTCAGGGAACGGTCGTGTCGATGCGCATTCCGGATGTGAGCTTCGCCCAAGGCTTGAAGCGGCGCGCGTGA